The following are encoded together in the Arcticibacterium luteifluviistationis genome:
- a CDS encoding VCBS repeat-containing protein — protein sequence MKKLLVLFLSFILFSCSEQESQLFVQVNAEHSNIHFSNNVVENEKYNVYDYHNLYNGGGIAAFDANNDGLIDLYFTGNQVHDKLYLNKGNFVFEDITQQAGINQKGWSTGVTITDVNGDGLLDLYVSKAGNESEDNLKNLLYINQGNLTFKEEAEKRGIADTSLSTQAAFFDYDKDGDLDLYILTTSNLIRNPNLLRKKDQYGNYALDKLYKNDGTGHFQEVGLESGINANNHGLGLAIADINGDGWEDILASSDFLPNDALYINNQDGTFTNKAAEYLPYQSRFSMGNDIADINNDGLLDMVTVDMLPPDNEQQKKMLMTSYHVFETEQTLGYQKEFTRNMLFQNAGNDAKGETYFNEIGQYSGIHATDWSWAPLILDFDNDGLKDLYISNGYMRDVTNSDNIAYNMSFAQKTESVEEMRDFMNQNALNSPKLQRKNQFFKNEKDFNFSKKEEQWISQTEGFSNGAIFADLDNDGDLDYVVNNINEKAHIFRNESKNNFVIVNIKNNNQLALNQGLKIKAYANGTCQTYINAVTRGYLSSMLTPINIGLGKENKLDSLRVIWPNNESQLFENVEANQTIIADLAKAKTYSRETKNQATLFTETVFDYKHTESRFIDFYRENLLLKKYSQPGPVLVSGDIGNDNLDDVFIGGNTETPAFIFKQTADGAFSKTALHKNQTWEDAAALFLDINNDGYLDLYTASGSNEFPLNSGSYQDHFYFNKTGEGFESADILPKGDYPAAAACLIDIDNDGHKDIFRAGGVLPGSFPDVGDSYILKNVNTKFQKIEMGSLGLVSDAKAIDFNKDGWEDLIIVGEYMAPTLFINQKGKLVKSDFLGNQKGLWNSIQIADLDNDGFDDLVLGNKGVNFRYPFDKENPLEYHELDLTETGKTEKIQTYFQNENRVIIPARDELIREYPYLRSLFPDYNSYAIYKPTGLTSENTKLSANFMKSIILWNKGGKEIETQELPKEAQQFTIKSILITDIDKDGKKDLLLAGNDFEAEPINSGYTEGSKSCLLLNKGERKFKYLSNSQSGIWLKDAVSNMLLLKTKNSSQVLAAINNKSIKAFIPNKKTDSLQRFRQ from the coding sequence TTGAAAAAACTCTTAGTTCTTTTTCTTTCATTTATACTTTTCTCCTGTTCAGAGCAAGAGAGCCAGCTTTTTGTTCAAGTAAACGCTGAACATAGCAATATTCACTTTTCAAACAATGTAGTTGAAAATGAAAAATACAATGTTTACGACTACCATAACCTATATAATGGTGGAGGCATAGCCGCTTTTGATGCCAATAATGATGGGCTTATTGACCTGTATTTTACTGGCAATCAAGTCCATGACAAACTCTATCTAAATAAAGGGAATTTTGTTTTTGAGGATATTACGCAGCAAGCTGGAATTAATCAAAAAGGCTGGTCTACGGGAGTTACCATAACAGATGTCAATGGCGATGGTCTACTTGATTTATATGTCTCTAAAGCAGGAAATGAATCAGAAGACAATCTAAAAAACCTGCTTTATATAAATCAGGGTAACTTAACGTTCAAAGAAGAAGCGGAAAAAAGAGGAATAGCCGACACTTCGCTTTCTACGCAGGCCGCTTTTTTTGATTATGATAAAGATGGCGACCTCGACCTATATATTTTAACTACGTCTAACCTCATCCGTAATCCAAACTTACTCCGAAAAAAAGACCAATACGGGAATTATGCATTAGACAAACTTTATAAGAATGATGGGACAGGTCATTTTCAAGAAGTTGGACTTGAAAGTGGCATAAACGCCAATAATCATGGACTAGGTTTGGCGATTGCTGATATAAATGGAGATGGCTGGGAAGACATATTAGCTTCCAGCGATTTCTTGCCAAATGATGCTTTATACATCAATAATCAGGATGGCACTTTCACTAACAAGGCGGCTGAATACTTGCCTTATCAAAGTCGTTTCTCGATGGGAAATGACATAGCTGACATCAACAATGATGGATTGTTAGACATGGTCACAGTAGATATGCTACCACCTGACAATGAGCAGCAAAAAAAAATGCTGATGACCTCTTACCATGTTTTTGAAACAGAGCAAACTTTAGGATATCAGAAAGAATTCACCAGAAATATGCTTTTCCAAAATGCGGGAAATGACGCAAAAGGAGAAACTTATTTTAATGAAATAGGTCAATACAGTGGTATTCATGCCACAGACTGGTCTTGGGCTCCATTGATTCTTGATTTTGATAATGACGGACTGAAAGACCTCTATATTTCAAATGGCTATATGAGAGATGTTACCAATTCTGACAACATCGCTTACAATATGAGCTTTGCTCAAAAAACAGAGTCCGTCGAAGAGATGAGGGACTTTATGAATCAGAATGCACTGAACTCACCAAAGCTTCAAAGAAAAAATCAGTTTTTCAAAAATGAAAAGGACTTCAACTTCTCTAAAAAAGAAGAGCAATGGATTAGCCAAACAGAAGGCTTTTCTAACGGAGCTATTTTTGCTGACTTGGATAATGATGGTGACTTAGATTATGTGGTCAATAACATTAATGAAAAGGCTCATATTTTCAGAAATGAGTCGAAAAACAACTTTGTAATTGTCAACATTAAAAACAACAATCAGCTTGCCCTAAATCAAGGGCTTAAAATCAAAGCCTACGCAAACGGCACTTGCCAAACATATATCAATGCCGTAACCAGAGGTTACTTATCCTCGATGCTTACACCCATAAACATTGGACTAGGAAAAGAAAACAAGTTAGATTCTTTAAGAGTTATTTGGCCAAATAATGAAAGTCAGCTTTTTGAGAACGTAGAAGCTAATCAAACTATCATAGCTGATTTAGCTAAAGCAAAGACTTATTCGCGAGAGACTAAAAATCAAGCTACGTTATTCACTGAAACAGTATTTGACTACAAACACACAGAATCTCGCTTTATCGATTTTTATCGCGAGAATTTATTATTGAAAAAATACTCGCAACCTGGACCGGTCTTAGTTTCAGGAGATATTGGCAATGATAATTTGGATGATGTCTTTATTGGAGGAAATACAGAAACGCCAGCGTTCATTTTCAAACAAACAGCTGATGGTGCTTTCTCTAAAACAGCTTTACACAAGAATCAAACTTGGGAAGATGCCGCTGCACTATTTTTAGACATCAATAATGATGGTTACTTAGACCTTTATACGGCAAGTGGTAGTAATGAATTTCCATTAAATTCGGGAAGCTATCAAGACCATTTTTATTTTAATAAGACTGGGGAAGGTTTTGAATCAGCAGACATTCTCCCTAAGGGGGATTACCCTGCCGCTGCAGCTTGCTTAATAGATATTGACAATGATGGGCATAAAGATATCTTCAGAGCAGGAGGCGTACTTCCTGGCTCTTTTCCTGACGTGGGAGACTCTTACATTCTAAAAAACGTCAATACAAAGTTTCAGAAAATTGAAATGGGAAGCTTGGGCTTAGTTTCAGACGCAAAAGCCATTGATTTCAATAAGGATGGTTGGGAAGATTTGATAATAGTAGGTGAATACATGGCTCCCACCCTTTTCATAAACCAAAAAGGTAAACTAGTAAAAAGCGATTTTCTAGGAAACCAGAAAGGTTTATGGAATAGTATTCAAATAGCAGATTTAGACAATGACGGTTTTGACGACTTAGTTTTGGGGAATAAGGGCGTCAACTTCCGATACCCGTTTGATAAAGAAAACCCATTAGAATATCATGAACTCGACCTTACAGAAACGGGTAAAACAGAAAAGATTCAAACGTACTTTCAAAACGAAAACCGTGTAATTATCCCTGCAAGAGACGAGTTAATTAGAGAATATCCATATTTAAGAAGTCTTTTCCCAGACTATAATTCTTACGCCATTTATAAGCCCACAGGCTTAACATCTGAAAACACTAAGCTGTCTGCCAACTTTATGAAAAGCATAATTCTTTGGAACAAAGGCGGTAAGGAGATTGAGACTCAAGAATTACCCAAAGAAGCTCAACAATTCACTATTAAGTCAATCTTGATAACAGATATTGACAAAGACGGCAAAAAGGATTTACTATTAGCCGGAAACGACTTTGAGGCGGAGCCTATCAACTCAGGCTATACCGAAGGAAGTAAAAGCTGCCTACTCTTAAATAAGGGCGAACGTAAGTTTAAATACCTATCAAACAGCCAATCTGGAATATGGCTTAAAGATGCCGTTTCTAATATGCTGCTGCTTAAAACAAAAAATAGCAGCCAGGTATTGGCTGCTATTAACAATAAAAGTATAAAGGCTTTTATTCCGAATAAAAAGACTGACTCTTTACAAAGGTTCCGTCAGTAA
- a CDS encoding RNA recognition motif domain-containing protein, with protein MDIHVSNLPFKLTEEELKALFEKHGEVEVVNIIKNHKTRQNKGFGFVKMPNKAEAGTAIYKLNGFTVMDRKLKVSESATKEVPEKKAYNWKANIKKKTSVVSFDGQPKRPVKGKHKKRRGHGRGTTY; from the coding sequence ATGGACATTCACGTAAGCAACCTCCCTTTCAAATTAACAGAAGAAGAACTAAAAGCTCTTTTTGAAAAACATGGCGAAGTAGAGGTTGTCAATATTATTAAGAATCACAAAACCAGACAGAACAAAGGTTTCGGTTTTGTTAAAATGCCCAATAAAGCAGAAGCCGGTACAGCTATATATAAGTTAAACGGCTTTACGGTTATGGACAGGAAACTTAAGGTTTCTGAATCTGCAACCAAGGAGGTGCCTGAAAAGAAAGCATACAACTGGAAAGCCAACATCAAGAAAAAAACTAGCGTGGTAAGTTTTGACGGTCAACCGAAAAGACCTGTTAAAGGAAAACACAAGAAAAGAAGAGGACACGGAAGAGGAACGACGTATTGA
- a CDS encoding endonuclease/exonuclease/phosphatase family protein has protein sequence MKLKISLPLLFLLFSHTVWSQTTAEKPKVIKILTFNILHGATTKGDFDLDHIAKVISDANPDFVALQEVDYKTNRARKYDLVTELGFRTKMSPLFGKAMKFDGGEYGEGVLSKYTFLNTRNVGLPYSPGSEPRAALEVTSVLSSGDTVSFVGTHLDHLKDGRDRLAQVESINASFTSNSYPTILAGDLNDVPGSFAINTLEKHWLAAYDKENPEATFPSDKPNIKIDYVMFFPKNRWKVLSTQVIQDAVASDHCAYLVTVELLEE, from the coding sequence ATGAAACTAAAAATATCACTACCTCTTCTTTTTTTACTTTTTAGCCATACAGTTTGGTCTCAAACTACTGCTGAAAAGCCTAAAGTAATTAAAATACTTACGTTCAATATTCTTCATGGAGCCACCACAAAAGGTGACTTTGATTTAGACCATATTGCCAAGGTTATCTCCGATGCCAATCCTGATTTTGTAGCCCTGCAAGAAGTAGACTATAAAACCAACAGAGCCAGAAAGTATGATTTGGTGACAGAATTAGGCTTTAGAACCAAGATGTCTCCTCTTTTTGGCAAAGCAATGAAATTTGACGGAGGTGAGTATGGCGAGGGCGTTTTATCAAAATATACTTTTCTAAATACCAGAAATGTCGGTTTACCTTATAGCCCAGGCAGCGAACCACGAGCTGCACTAGAAGTCACATCTGTTTTATCTTCTGGAGATACTGTTTCTTTCGTGGGTACACATTTAGACCACCTTAAAGATGGAAGAGATAGATTGGCTCAAGTTGAAAGTATAAACGCAAGCTTTACGTCAAACTCATATCCCACTATATTGGCAGGCGACCTAAATGATGTGCCAGGAAGTTTCGCAATTAACACACTAGAAAAACACTGGTTAGCAGCTTATGACAAAGAAAACCCAGAAGCTACATTTCCCTCAGATAAGCCAAATATCAAAATTGACTATGTTATGTTCTTTCCTAAAAACAGATGGAAAGTACTAAGTACACAAGTGATTCAAGATGCTGTGGCATCAGACCATTGTGCATATTTGGTTACCGTAGAGTTACTAGAAGAATAG
- a CDS encoding AGE family epimerase/isomerase — MALSKQSFKNEVKEEFFSILDFWAKHSVDEKNGGFYGTIDANNQPKETEKSVVATARILWSFSTAVHFIKNTPSLLHYRHLIPSYEKLSQRAFDSLNDNFWDNENGGTYWTVNAKGEKENGKKLMYGHSFYVYGMSEYYRATGYKPALEMAQKCFNTIINHSYDGKEGGYIEAYNEDWSETDDYILSKGISRKSMNTHLHLLECFANLYRVDKSEEVHFHLEHCLQIMLDRIIGEGNTRMTLFFSEDWTPQSKVISYGHDIEASWLILEAAEILGDEHLIERCKKVCLPMAKDAADGLQEDNGMIYEVDPETGHGNFSRDWWVMAEAMVGFYNAYQMSGKVNYLEKSENCWTFINDYLIDHENGEWYGGVNDKHEITNGSKGNPWKAPYHNARACMEIYKRIS; from the coding sequence ATGGCATTATCAAAACAGTCTTTTAAAAATGAAGTAAAGGAGGAGTTTTTCAGTATTCTTGATTTCTGGGCAAAACATTCTGTTGACGAGAAAAATGGTGGATTTTACGGCACCATTGATGCCAATAATCAACCTAAAGAAACGGAAAAATCGGTGGTGGCTACCGCCCGAATACTTTGGAGTTTTAGCACCGCAGTTCATTTTATAAAAAACACACCAAGCCTATTACATTACCGTCATTTGATACCCAGCTATGAAAAACTTTCTCAAAGAGCTTTTGACAGCTTGAATGATAACTTTTGGGATAATGAAAACGGCGGAACCTACTGGACTGTCAATGCCAAAGGCGAAAAAGAAAACGGTAAAAAACTTATGTATGGACATAGCTTTTATGTCTATGGCATGAGTGAATATTACAGAGCTACAGGATATAAACCCGCTCTAGAAATGGCTCAAAAGTGTTTCAATACCATCATTAATCATTCTTATGATGGCAAAGAAGGCGGTTATATAGAGGCTTATAATGAAGATTGGTCTGAAACAGACGACTATATTCTTTCTAAAGGTATTTCTAGAAAATCGATGAACACGCACCTACATTTATTAGAGTGCTTCGCAAATCTGTACCGTGTTGACAAGTCCGAAGAAGTACATTTTCACTTAGAGCATTGTCTTCAAATAATGCTTGACCGCATCATTGGTGAAGGAAACACCAGAATGACCTTGTTCTTTTCAGAAGACTGGACGCCACAATCTAAAGTCATTTCTTATGGACATGATATTGAGGCTAGTTGGCTAATTTTAGAAGCGGCCGAAATCCTTGGAGACGAACACCTTATAGAAAGATGTAAAAAAGTCTGCCTGCCTATGGCTAAAGATGCAGCCGACGGACTCCAAGAAGACAATGGAATGATATACGAAGTTGACCCTGAAACAGGGCATGGAAACTTTTCACGAGATTGGTGGGTAATGGCAGAAGCCATGGTAGGTTTTTATAATGCCTATCAAATGAGCGGTAAGGTTAATTATCTAGAGAAATCAGAAAACTGCTGGACTTTTATTAACGACTATCTCATTGACCATGAAAATGGCGAATGGTATGGCGGAGTAAACGACAAACACGAAATCACAAATGGCTCAAAAGGTAATCCTTGGAAAGCTCCTTATCATAATGCTCGTGCATGCATGGAGATTTACAAGCGGATTTCTTAG
- a CDS encoding penicillin acylase family protein: MKKFLLGLCLIVLLTLTASYLYLNHLKPSYSGTVNLPELSAEVEVLYDDFAVPHIYAENEEDLFYTFGYVHAQDRLFQMELLKRVSSGRLAEVFGPEALETDIFFRTLSFEKHAKWAIAERDPNAPFMKAAAAYIKGINQYIHEGKTPIEFTLSGIPKEDFTLEDMEKIAGFLGYTFEAAFQTEAVMTYIDAKFGKAYTKDFDQSWPDEEYKIPVDNKAIALAKNLALIEQKLSKIDEKLDFKPFHGSNGWVISGSKTKSGKPILSNDTHMAFSQPSVWYEAHLECPTFKVYGNFIAGTPVPALGHTYAGGWGLTMFENDEADFYSETLNPENINQVRYKDTWVDLETREEKINIKGGADTTIYVKKSPHGYILNGAFEDLDGTAEPIALQWVYHKFPSKHMEVFYNLCKAKDATDARAAVEPLTAPGLNFMWADTSGNIAWWAAGKLPIRPEHVNPYYILDGSTGNDDWQGYADFDLNPQTLNPERGFLYTANNQPDDMGNGLVPGYYVPSNRAKRIEQLLDTDKTDWTEDSMRDIINDITSPTYSEIIDSLIQNLDKTVLNPKAKSLLSKLGNWDGKHALESTEPTIFYRWVFEFYQVAMRDELGEHFYPSFERSHVFKKSMKTFFENENSPWWDNINTPEKENRDALISEALNKTVAFLENQLGENPEEWKWEKVHSIEHPHAMGKVEALRHYFNVGPFPAPGGRETINNMSFGMDSTGLYKVTAGPALRRIIDFSTPQKGHSVLPTGQSGYFMSKHYDDQAQLFVKGGKRAELMARPDIENVMIGRLVFKP; encoded by the coding sequence ATGAAGAAATTTCTTTTAGGCCTATGTCTCATAGTGCTTCTTACACTTACTGCATCTTATTTATACCTAAATCATCTTAAGCCCTCCTACTCAGGAACTGTAAATTTACCAGAGCTCTCTGCCGAAGTAGAAGTGCTTTATGATGATTTCGCCGTCCCACACATTTACGCCGAAAACGAGGAAGACCTTTTCTACACCTTCGGTTACGTTCATGCTCAAGATAGACTCTTCCAAATGGAACTGCTTAAACGCGTTTCTTCAGGGAGGCTAGCAGAAGTTTTTGGACCAGAAGCTTTAGAAACAGACATATTTTTCAGAACCCTTAGTTTTGAAAAACACGCCAAATGGGCCATAGCTGAAAGAGACCCCAATGCTCCTTTTATGAAAGCCGCTGCTGCATACATAAAAGGTATAAACCAATACATTCATGAAGGTAAAACACCTATAGAGTTTACCCTTTCAGGTATCCCGAAAGAAGATTTCACCTTGGAAGACATGGAGAAAATAGCTGGGTTCCTAGGTTATACTTTTGAAGCAGCTTTTCAAACAGAAGCTGTCATGACCTACATTGATGCCAAATTTGGCAAGGCATACACCAAAGACTTTGACCAAAGCTGGCCTGATGAGGAGTATAAAATACCTGTTGACAATAAAGCCATTGCTTTAGCTAAAAATTTGGCTCTCATAGAGCAGAAGCTTTCTAAAATTGACGAAAAATTAGATTTTAAACCATTTCATGGCTCAAATGGTTGGGTAATTTCGGGTAGCAAAACAAAGTCAGGAAAACCCATTTTGTCAAACGACACACACATGGCATTTTCTCAGCCAAGTGTATGGTATGAGGCACATTTAGAGTGCCCTACATTTAAGGTTTATGGTAACTTTATAGCAGGCACGCCAGTTCCCGCTTTAGGGCATACCTATGCTGGAGGTTGGGGATTAACCATGTTTGAAAATGACGAAGCCGACTTTTATAGCGAAACCTTAAATCCAGAAAACATTAACCAAGTACGTTATAAAGACACTTGGGTCGACTTAGAAACTAGGGAGGAAAAAATAAATATCAAAGGGGGGGCAGACACTACTATCTATGTCAAAAAATCACCTCATGGTTATATCCTAAATGGAGCTTTTGAAGACTTAGATGGCACCGCAGAGCCAATTGCACTTCAATGGGTTTATCATAAATTCCCATCCAAACACATGGAGGTTTTCTATAACCTCTGTAAGGCAAAAGACGCTACCGATGCCAGAGCTGCTGTAGAGCCACTTACCGCACCAGGACTTAACTTTATGTGGGCAGACACCAGCGGAAATATAGCCTGGTGGGCAGCAGGCAAACTTCCCATAAGGCCAGAACATGTAAATCCTTATTACATTCTAGATGGTAGCACAGGAAATGACGACTGGCAAGGCTATGCCGATTTTGACCTAAACCCTCAAACACTTAACCCAGAGCGAGGTTTTCTTTATACCGCAAATAATCAGCCTGATGACATGGGCAATGGTTTGGTGCCTGGTTATTACGTTCCGTCAAATCGTGCAAAGCGAATTGAACAACTTTTAGATACCGACAAAACAGACTGGACAGAGGACTCTATGCGAGATATTATAAATGATATTACTTCGCCAACTTATTCGGAAATCATAGATTCATTAATTCAAAATCTTGACAAAACGGTCTTAAACCCTAAGGCCAAAAGCTTGCTTAGTAAACTAGGCAACTGGGATGGAAAACATGCTCTAGAAAGCACAGAGCCCACCATCTTTTACCGCTGGGTCTTTGAATTTTATCAAGTAGCCATGAGAGATGAATTGGGCGAACATTTCTACCCTTCTTTTGAACGCAGTCATGTGTTTAAAAAGAGTATGAAAACCTTCTTTGAAAACGAGAATTCGCCATGGTGGGATAACATAAATACCCCTGAAAAAGAAAACAGAGATGCCTTAATTAGCGAAGCTTTGAACAAAACGGTTGCCTTTCTAGAGAATCAATTGGGCGAAAACCCAGAGGAATGGAAATGGGAGAAAGTACATTCCATAGAGCATCCGCATGCCATGGGCAAAGTAGAGGCATTAAGACATTACTTTAATGTGGGGCCGTTTCCTGCACCAGGGGGCAGAGAAACTATAAACAATATGTCTTTTGGAATGGACAGCACTGGGCTGTATAAAGTAACCGCAGGCCCTGCTCTCCGTAGAATTATTGATTTTAGCACGCCACAAAAAGGACATAGCGTTTTGCCTACAGGTCAAAGTGGATATTTTATGAGCAAACATTATGACGACCAAGCCCAGCTCTTTGTTAAAGGAGGTAAAAGAGCTGAACTCATGGCAAGGCCAGACATTGAAAATGTAATGATTGGAAGGCTGGTTTTTAAGCCATAA
- a CDS encoding NYN domain-containing protein, whose translation MDLKLAVLIDGDNIPSAYIKEMMEEIAKYGNPTIKRIYGDWTKPHLTKWKNLLLENAITPIQQYGYTTGKNATDSAMIIDAMDILYSEKVNGFCLVSSDSDFTRLATRLREAGMQVYGIGEKKTPNPFIVACDKFIYLEILKKETEEETSESEEKKAIKKNEVDKITPKVISLIAATISDLADDDGWAFLGDVGSLLQKKMPNFDSRNFGFQKLTPMIKSINGFEVENRDNQKGRFKLIYVRIKG comes from the coding sequence ATGGATTTAAAACTTGCGGTATTAATAGATGGGGATAATATTCCTTCCGCTTATATAAAAGAAATGATGGAGGAGATAGCCAAATATGGCAATCCGACTATCAAAAGAATTTACGGTGACTGGACTAAACCACACCTTACAAAATGGAAAAATTTATTGCTTGAAAACGCGATTACGCCTATTCAGCAGTACGGATATACTACGGGGAAAAATGCGACGGATTCTGCCATGATTATTGATGCCATGGACATCCTTTATTCTGAAAAGGTCAATGGATTTTGTCTGGTTTCGAGCGACAGTGACTTCACTAGATTGGCGACAAGGCTAAGAGAGGCAGGCATGCAGGTTTATGGTATAGGTGAAAAGAAAACACCAAATCCATTTATAGTGGCTTGCGATAAGTTTATCTACTTAGAGATTCTTAAAAAGGAAACGGAAGAAGAGACGTCAGAATCTGAGGAGAAGAAAGCCATTAAGAAAAATGAGGTGGATAAGATTACGCCTAAGGTGATTAGCCTTATAGCCGCCACCATATCAGATTTGGCTGATGATGATGGCTGGGCTTTTTTAGGTGATGTAGGAAGTTTGCTTCAGAAAAAAATGCCAAACTTTGACTCTAGAAACTTCGGTTTTCAAAAACTTACGCCTATGATTAAGTCTATCAACGGTTTTGAGGTAGAAAATCGAGACAATCAAAAAGGAAGGTTTAAGCTTATTTATGTTAGAATTAAAGGCTAA
- a CDS encoding deoxyguanosinetriphosphate triphosphohydrolase gives MHWETLFSNKRYGSRNLQNTDETRGEYLRDYDRLIFSSQFRRLQDKTQVFPLPGSIFVHNRLTHSLEVASVGRSLGRLVGEKIASKNAEGLSKHAIEFYKFALADVIQTGCIAHDIGNPPFGHSGEDAIRTFFEELSGSQKETLENALTDNQLADLKNFEGNANAFRVLSTIFLKAGLKLTYTTLASIVKYPIDSLHGFDKSTGLISTKKSGYFDAELSVMKEMAADLQMKTLDESKSHLARHPFVFLVEAADDICYRIIDLEDAFRLHILSFKEVEELLLPFFEGEKNEAYIKEQMLSMKDEKQKLSLLRAMLIGLLTRKCSDAFMANETALLNGEVNKSLIELIDEKSIKLIDKIDAISVSKIYNHKSVVEIEIAGFHVIGGLLKEFLGAILEPKSAKSKKMKKLIPEQFEISNDQPLYQNILSVLDFISGMTDIYAVDLYRKITGIQIPSLG, from the coding sequence ATGCACTGGGAAACCCTTTTTTCTAATAAACGATACGGCTCTAGAAATCTTCAAAACACTGACGAAACACGTGGTGAATACCTTAGAGATTACGACCGGCTGATATTTTCATCTCAGTTTAGACGACTGCAAGACAAAACGCAAGTATTCCCTTTACCAGGTTCTATTTTTGTCCATAACAGACTTACGCATAGCTTAGAGGTGGCTTCTGTAGGTCGTTCTCTTGGAAGACTGGTTGGTGAAAAAATAGCTAGTAAAAACGCAGAAGGCTTAAGTAAGCACGCCATCGAGTTTTACAAATTTGCTCTAGCAGATGTTATCCAAACTGGCTGTATAGCTCATGACATTGGCAACCCACCTTTCGGCCATTCTGGAGAAGATGCAATCAGAACTTTCTTTGAAGAACTTTCCGGTTCTCAAAAAGAAACATTGGAAAATGCACTGACGGATAATCAATTAGCCGACTTAAAAAACTTTGAAGGTAACGCCAATGCTTTTAGGGTGCTTAGCACTATTTTTCTAAAAGCGGGCTTAAAGCTTACTTACACCACATTGGCCTCCATAGTCAAATACCCAATTGACAGTTTACATGGTTTTGACAAGTCTACGGGCTTAATTTCTACTAAAAAGTCAGGCTATTTTGATGCTGAACTTTCAGTTATGAAAGAAATGGCAGCCGACCTTCAAATGAAAACCTTGGACGAAAGCAAAAGTCATTTAGCCCGACATCCCTTTGTATTTTTAGTGGAAGCCGCTGATGATATTTGCTATAGAATTATTGACCTTGAAGATGCTTTTAGGCTTCATATCCTCAGCTTTAAAGAAGTAGAAGAATTGCTTCTTCCGTTTTTTGAGGGAGAAAAAAATGAAGCTTATATAAAAGAGCAAATGCTGAGCATGAAAGACGAAAAACAGAAGCTTTCACTGCTGAGAGCCATGTTAATTGGCCTTTTGACTAGAAAATGCTCCGATGCCTTTATGGCAAATGAAACTGCTCTTTTAAACGGTGAAGTAAACAAATCATTGATTGAGCTTATAGATGAAAAGTCTATCAAACTAATAGACAAAATTGACGCTATTTCTGTTAGTAAAATCTACAATCATAAGTCTGTAGTAGAAATTGAAATTGCAGGTTTTCATGTCATTGGAGGTCTTTTAAAGGAATTTCTAGGAGCTATTTTAGAGCCTAAGTCAGCCAAATCTAAAAAGATGAAAAAGCTAATTCCAGAGCAATTTGAAATCAGCAATGACCAACCACTCTATCAAAATATTTTATCTGTTTTAGATTTCATATCTGGTATGACAGACATCTATGCTGTAGACCTGTATAGAAAAATCACTGGGATTCAGATACCATCGCTAGGCTAA